A region from the Medicago truncatula cultivar Jemalong A17 chromosome 6, MtrunA17r5.0-ANR, whole genome shotgun sequence genome encodes:
- the LOC112422609 gene encoding uncharacterized protein isoform X3: MAAANIASTGIVLEVLTRDNYLDWSVLVKNYLIGKGLWDNVVEGNVNPIQSDGKTKNDDALHSKQSDWKSKNGQALHAIQLSCGHYTLRQIRNCVTAQEAWNHLKAVFSEDLRADKSYNDIEQGGLQSDIDKFHVAVKKGMWNDAILFIRNDGDIISQKSPSNGWTSLHVAVDAGQDKIMQKLVEMGALLTEKDWEGYTPFALAAKSTDDTKMVKWMLAKGGNDLLTMKIKADDGKGDIPVLLAAAKGHKEMTRFLFSMTRWFTLTDNNYYYGAKLLSYCIHAEIFDVAAALIQHDGTQIPLSYESHQCTRPIYGLAHIPTVFHSGTQLNWHGQIFYKVLWIPPYIHLERKKITIESQDGGSSTYTFTGKILRLLKSFAGTVTKVRKYCPSIMLYFGRYVGKFQPSKLPYIKKIYEMKMDHYLVSEIMRCLCKKIEKISSESELHQCSIHDAMLQAAKYGIIEFINSMREANPDLLWAMDKNKRAELGPSSYRGRRSNAALQMQRELQWFKAVESVVPPMCKEAKNADGLKPRELFTKNHEKLVNEGRQWAKDTASSFTIVGTLIITIMFAAAFTVPGGNNQYKGTPIFLCNDAFSLFIIADALSLITSTSSVLTFIGILTSRYAEEDFVTSLPVKLLFGLFTIFLSVVFMMCAFCSALALMLKGYRWIVIAAISSSVIPILVFMLTLLRIFSEVCVSFVQSYFLLGKKQK, translated from the exons ATGGCAGCTGCAAATATTGCATCAACCGGAATAGTTCTTGAAGTTCTAACAAGAGATAATTACTTAGATTGGAGTGTGCTGGTGAAGAATTATCTCATTGGAAAAGGTCTTTGGGACAATGTTGTCGAGGGTAATGTCAATCCTATTCAGTCTGatgggaaaacaaaaaatgatgatGCCTTACATTCTAAACAGTCTGATTGGAAATCAAAAAATGGTCAAGCTTTACATGCTATTCAACTATCATGTGGCCATTATACTCTTCGCCAAATAAGAAATTGTGTGACAGCACAAGAGGCTTGGAATCACTTAAAAGCTGTTTTTAGCGAAGATTTAAGAGCAGACAAATCTTACAATGATATTGAGCAAGGAGGTCTTCAAAGTGATATTGACAAGTTTCATGTAGCAGTGAAGAAAGGCATGTGGAATGACGCGATTTTGTTTATCAGGAATGACGGAGATATTATTTCGCAAAAGTCACCCTCTAATGGTTGGACTTCTCTTCACGTTGCAGTTGATGCAGGACAAGATAAAATCATGCAGAAGTTGGTTGAAATGGGGGCATTGCTGACAGAGAAAGACTGGGAGGGATACACACCGTTTGCTCTCGCTGCTAAATCAACAGATGATACAAAAATGGTTAAGTGGATGCTTGCTAAGGGAGGAAATGATCTACtgacaatgaaaataaaagcTGATGATGGTAAAGGTGACATTCCAGTACTTCTTGCCGCAGCAAAGGGCCACAAAGAAATGACGAGATTTCTATTTTCCATGACTCGATGGTTCACTTTAACTgacaacaattattattatggtGCTAAACTTCTTTCATATTGCATCCATGCAGAAATATTTG ATGTTGCAGCAGCATTAATCCAACATGATGGTACACAAATACCCCTTAGTTATGAATCTCATCAATGTACGCGACCTATATATGGATTAGCTCATATCCCTACCGTATTTCACAGTGGAACCCAACTAAATTGGCAcggacaaattttttataaag TATTGTGGATACCACCCTACATACAccttgaaaggaaaaaaatcacaattgaaTCGCAAGATGGAGGATCAAGTACATATACTTTTACAG GTAAAATTCTCAGGTTGCTGAAATCTTTTGCGGGTACCGTGACAAAAGTTAGAAAGTATTGTCCttcaataatgttatatttTGGTCGATATGTTGGGAAATTTCAACCGAGTAAATTACCTT ATATTAAGAAGATATATGAGATGAAAATGGATCATTACCTCGTAAGCGAGATTATGAGGTGTTTGtgcaaaaaaattgagaaaatatcaTCAGAATCAGAGTTACATCAATGTTCAATTCATGATGCTATGTTACAAGCAGCCAAGTATGGAATTATagagtttataaattcaatgaGGGAAGCAAATCCTGACCTTTTATGGGCTAtggacaaaaacaaaagag CTGAATTAGGCCCATCCTCTTATCGTGGTCGTCGATCCAATGCCGCTCTTCAAATGCAAAGAGAACTTCAATGGTTTAAG GCGGTAGAGAGCGTTGTGCCTCCTATGTGCAAGGAGGCTAAAAATGCAGATGGTCTAAAGCCTCGTGAATTATTTACGAAAAATCATGAGAAGCTTGTGAATGAAGGTCGACAATGGGCAAAAGATACAGCAAGTTCTTTCACAATTGTTGGTACTCTAATCATTACCATCATGTTTGCCGCTGCTTTCACTGTTCCAGGAGGAAACAATCAATATAAGGGAACACCTATTTTTTTGTGTAATGATgcattttctctcttcattatAGCAGACGCGTTATCTCTAATTACATCTACTTCGTCAGTTTTGACATTTATTGGTATCCTTACATCGCGTTATGCCGAGGAAGACTTCGTCACAAGTTTGCCGGTTAAGTTATTGTTTGGccttttcaccattttcttgTCTGTGGTATTCATGATGTGTGCTTTTTGCTCTGCACTTGCTCTCATGCTAAAGGGGTACCGCTGGATCGTAATAGCAGCAATATCATCTTCAGTTATTCCAATATTAGTGTTTATGTTGACGCTCTTACGCATTTTTTCAGAGGTTTGCGTTTCTTTTGTGCAATCTTATTTCCTCCTTgggaagaaacaaaaataa
- the LOC112422609 gene encoding uncharacterized protein isoform X2, with the protein MAAANIASTGIVLEVLTRDNYLDWSVLVKNYLIGKGLWDNVVEGNVNPIQSDGKTKNDDALHSKQSDWKSKNGQALHAIQLSCGHYTLRQIRNCVTAQEAWNHLKAVFSEDLRADKSYNDIEQGGLQSDIDKFHVAVKKGMWNDAILFIRNDGDIISQKSPSNGWTSLHVAVDAGQDKIMQKLVEMGALLTEKDWEGYTPFALAAKSTDDTKMVKWMLAKGGNDLLTMKIKADDGKGDIPVLLAAAKGHKEMTRFLFSMTRWFTLTDNNYYYGAKLLSYCIHAEIFDVAAALIQHDGTQIPLSYESHQCTRPIYGLAHIPTVFHSGTQLNWHGQIFYKVLWIPPYIHLERKKITIESQDGGSSTYTFTDIKKIYEMKMDHYLVSEIMRCLCKKIEKISSESELHQCSIHDAMLQAAKYGIIEFINSMREANPDLLWAMDKNKRGIFAHAILNRQDKVFKLIYEIDGQKGLKTSVDIFGNNLLHLAAELGPSSYRGRRSNAALQMQRELQWFKAVESVVPPMCKEAKNADGLKPRELFTKNHEKLVNEGRQWAKDTASSFTIVGTLIITIMFAAAFTVPGGNNQYKGTPIFLCNDAFSLFIIADALSLITSTSSVLTFIGILTSRYAEEDFVTSLPVKLLFGLFTIFLSVVFMMCAFCSALALMLKGYRWIVIAAISSSVIPILVFMLTLLRIFSEVCVSFVQSYFLLGKKQK; encoded by the exons ATGGCAGCTGCAAATATTGCATCAACCGGAATAGTTCTTGAAGTTCTAACAAGAGATAATTACTTAGATTGGAGTGTGCTGGTGAAGAATTATCTCATTGGAAAAGGTCTTTGGGACAATGTTGTCGAGGGTAATGTCAATCCTATTCAGTCTGatgggaaaacaaaaaatgatgatGCCTTACATTCTAAACAGTCTGATTGGAAATCAAAAAATGGTCAAGCTTTACATGCTATTCAACTATCATGTGGCCATTATACTCTTCGCCAAATAAGAAATTGTGTGACAGCACAAGAGGCTTGGAATCACTTAAAAGCTGTTTTTAGCGAAGATTTAAGAGCAGACAAATCTTACAATGATATTGAGCAAGGAGGTCTTCAAAGTGATATTGACAAGTTTCATGTAGCAGTGAAGAAAGGCATGTGGAATGACGCGATTTTGTTTATCAGGAATGACGGAGATATTATTTCGCAAAAGTCACCCTCTAATGGTTGGACTTCTCTTCACGTTGCAGTTGATGCAGGACAAGATAAAATCATGCAGAAGTTGGTTGAAATGGGGGCATTGCTGACAGAGAAAGACTGGGAGGGATACACACCGTTTGCTCTCGCTGCTAAATCAACAGATGATACAAAAATGGTTAAGTGGATGCTTGCTAAGGGAGGAAATGATCTACtgacaatgaaaataaaagcTGATGATGGTAAAGGTGACATTCCAGTACTTCTTGCCGCAGCAAAGGGCCACAAAGAAATGACGAGATTTCTATTTTCCATGACTCGATGGTTCACTTTAACTgacaacaattattattatggtGCTAAACTTCTTTCATATTGCATCCATGCAGAAATATTTG ATGTTGCAGCAGCATTAATCCAACATGATGGTACACAAATACCCCTTAGTTATGAATCTCATCAATGTACGCGACCTATATATGGATTAGCTCATATCCCTACCGTATTTCACAGTGGAACCCAACTAAATTGGCAcggacaaattttttataaag TATTGTGGATACCACCCTACATACAccttgaaaggaaaaaaatcacaattgaaTCGCAAGATGGAGGATCAAGTACATATACTTTTACAG ATATTAAGAAGATATATGAGATGAAAATGGATCATTACCTCGTAAGCGAGATTATGAGGTGTTTGtgcaaaaaaattgagaaaatatcaTCAGAATCAGAGTTACATCAATGTTCAATTCATGATGCTATGTTACAAGCAGCCAAGTATGGAATTATagagtttataaattcaatgaGGGAAGCAAATCCTGACCTTTTATGGGCTAtggacaaaaacaaaagaggTATATTTGCACATGCAATTTTAAATCGTCAAGACAAAGTGTTCAAACTCATATATGAGATAGATGGCCAAAAAGGGCTTAAAACGTCCGTAGACATATTTGGAAATAACTTACTACACCTCGCAGCTGAATTAGGCCCATCCTCTTATCGTGGTCGTCGATCCAATGCCGCTCTTCAAATGCAAAGAGAACTTCAATGGTTTAAG GCGGTAGAGAGCGTTGTGCCTCCTATGTGCAAGGAGGCTAAAAATGCAGATGGTCTAAAGCCTCGTGAATTATTTACGAAAAATCATGAGAAGCTTGTGAATGAAGGTCGACAATGGGCAAAAGATACAGCAAGTTCTTTCACAATTGTTGGTACTCTAATCATTACCATCATGTTTGCCGCTGCTTTCACTGTTCCAGGAGGAAACAATCAATATAAGGGAACACCTATTTTTTTGTGTAATGATgcattttctctcttcattatAGCAGACGCGTTATCTCTAATTACATCTACTTCGTCAGTTTTGACATTTATTGGTATCCTTACATCGCGTTATGCCGAGGAAGACTTCGTCACAAGTTTGCCGGTTAAGTTATTGTTTGGccttttcaccattttcttgTCTGTGGTATTCATGATGTGTGCTTTTTGCTCTGCACTTGCTCTCATGCTAAAGGGGTACCGCTGGATCGTAATAGCAGCAATATCATCTTCAGTTATTCCAATATTAGTGTTTATGTTGACGCTCTTACGCATTTTTTCAGAGGTTTGCGTTTCTTTTGTGCAATCTTATTTCCTCCTTgggaagaaacaaaaataa
- the LOC112422609 gene encoding uncharacterized protein isoform X1: MAAANIASTGIVLEVLTRDNYLDWSVLVKNYLIGKGLWDNVVEGNVNPIQSDGKTKNDDALHSKQSDWKSKNGQALHAIQLSCGHYTLRQIRNCVTAQEAWNHLKAVFSEDLRADKSYNDIEQGGLQSDIDKFHVAVKKGMWNDAILFIRNDGDIISQKSPSNGWTSLHVAVDAGQDKIMQKLVEMGALLTEKDWEGYTPFALAAKSTDDTKMVKWMLAKGGNDLLTMKIKADDGKGDIPVLLAAAKGHKEMTRFLFSMTRWFTLTDNNYYYGAKLLSYCIHAEIFDVAAALIQHDGTQIPLSYESHQCTRPIYGLAHIPTVFHSGTQLNWHGQIFYKVLWIPPYIHLERKKITIESQDGGSSTYTFTGKILRLLKSFAGTVTKVRKYCPSIMLYFGRYVGKFQPSKLPYIKKIYEMKMDHYLVSEIMRCLCKKIEKISSESELHQCSIHDAMLQAAKYGIIEFINSMREANPDLLWAMDKNKRGIFAHAILNRQDKVFKLIYEIDGQKGLKTSVDIFGNNLLHLAAELGPSSYRGRRSNAALQMQRELQWFKAVESVVPPMCKEAKNADGLKPRELFTKNHEKLVNEGRQWAKDTASSFTIVGTLIITIMFAAAFTVPGGNNQYKGTPIFLCNDAFSLFIIADALSLITSTSSVLTFIGILTSRYAEEDFVTSLPVKLLFGLFTIFLSVVFMMCAFCSALALMLKGYRWIVIAAISSSVIPILVFMLTLLRIFSEVCVSFVQSYFLLGKKQK, translated from the exons ATGGCAGCTGCAAATATTGCATCAACCGGAATAGTTCTTGAAGTTCTAACAAGAGATAATTACTTAGATTGGAGTGTGCTGGTGAAGAATTATCTCATTGGAAAAGGTCTTTGGGACAATGTTGTCGAGGGTAATGTCAATCCTATTCAGTCTGatgggaaaacaaaaaatgatgatGCCTTACATTCTAAACAGTCTGATTGGAAATCAAAAAATGGTCAAGCTTTACATGCTATTCAACTATCATGTGGCCATTATACTCTTCGCCAAATAAGAAATTGTGTGACAGCACAAGAGGCTTGGAATCACTTAAAAGCTGTTTTTAGCGAAGATTTAAGAGCAGACAAATCTTACAATGATATTGAGCAAGGAGGTCTTCAAAGTGATATTGACAAGTTTCATGTAGCAGTGAAGAAAGGCATGTGGAATGACGCGATTTTGTTTATCAGGAATGACGGAGATATTATTTCGCAAAAGTCACCCTCTAATGGTTGGACTTCTCTTCACGTTGCAGTTGATGCAGGACAAGATAAAATCATGCAGAAGTTGGTTGAAATGGGGGCATTGCTGACAGAGAAAGACTGGGAGGGATACACACCGTTTGCTCTCGCTGCTAAATCAACAGATGATACAAAAATGGTTAAGTGGATGCTTGCTAAGGGAGGAAATGATCTACtgacaatgaaaataaaagcTGATGATGGTAAAGGTGACATTCCAGTACTTCTTGCCGCAGCAAAGGGCCACAAAGAAATGACGAGATTTCTATTTTCCATGACTCGATGGTTCACTTTAACTgacaacaattattattatggtGCTAAACTTCTTTCATATTGCATCCATGCAGAAATATTTG ATGTTGCAGCAGCATTAATCCAACATGATGGTACACAAATACCCCTTAGTTATGAATCTCATCAATGTACGCGACCTATATATGGATTAGCTCATATCCCTACCGTATTTCACAGTGGAACCCAACTAAATTGGCAcggacaaattttttataaag TATTGTGGATACCACCCTACATACAccttgaaaggaaaaaaatcacaattgaaTCGCAAGATGGAGGATCAAGTACATATACTTTTACAG GTAAAATTCTCAGGTTGCTGAAATCTTTTGCGGGTACCGTGACAAAAGTTAGAAAGTATTGTCCttcaataatgttatatttTGGTCGATATGTTGGGAAATTTCAACCGAGTAAATTACCTT ATATTAAGAAGATATATGAGATGAAAATGGATCATTACCTCGTAAGCGAGATTATGAGGTGTTTGtgcaaaaaaattgagaaaatatcaTCAGAATCAGAGTTACATCAATGTTCAATTCATGATGCTATGTTACAAGCAGCCAAGTATGGAATTATagagtttataaattcaatgaGGGAAGCAAATCCTGACCTTTTATGGGCTAtggacaaaaacaaaagaggTATATTTGCACATGCAATTTTAAATCGTCAAGACAAAGTGTTCAAACTCATATATGAGATAGATGGCCAAAAAGGGCTTAAAACGTCCGTAGACATATTTGGAAATAACTTACTACACCTCGCAGCTGAATTAGGCCCATCCTCTTATCGTGGTCGTCGATCCAATGCCGCTCTTCAAATGCAAAGAGAACTTCAATGGTTTAAG GCGGTAGAGAGCGTTGTGCCTCCTATGTGCAAGGAGGCTAAAAATGCAGATGGTCTAAAGCCTCGTGAATTATTTACGAAAAATCATGAGAAGCTTGTGAATGAAGGTCGACAATGGGCAAAAGATACAGCAAGTTCTTTCACAATTGTTGGTACTCTAATCATTACCATCATGTTTGCCGCTGCTTTCACTGTTCCAGGAGGAAACAATCAATATAAGGGAACACCTATTTTTTTGTGTAATGATgcattttctctcttcattatAGCAGACGCGTTATCTCTAATTACATCTACTTCGTCAGTTTTGACATTTATTGGTATCCTTACATCGCGTTATGCCGAGGAAGACTTCGTCACAAGTTTGCCGGTTAAGTTATTGTTTGGccttttcaccattttcttgTCTGTGGTATTCATGATGTGTGCTTTTTGCTCTGCACTTGCTCTCATGCTAAAGGGGTACCGCTGGATCGTAATAGCAGCAATATCATCTTCAGTTATTCCAATATTAGTGTTTATGTTGACGCTCTTACGCATTTTTTCAGAGGTTTGCGTTTCTTTTGTGCAATCTTATTTCCTCCTTgggaagaaacaaaaataa